One segment of Arthrobacter sp. MMS18-M83 DNA contains the following:
- a CDS encoding N-acetylmannosamine-6-phosphate 2-epimerase, giving the protein MILTPDGLQALRSQLIVSCQAYPGEPMRDPRTTGQVAASAVIGGAAAVRVQGLADVQFTRAAVEVPVIGLWKDGHDGVFITPTLRHALAVANAGAHVVAIDGTRRARPDGLSLKQTVDGIRAESHALVMADCGSYADAVAAVEAGADLIGTTLAGYTGERPKSDGPDLELLAEIAGAGLGKPLIAEGRIHTPAQARRALDAGAFAVVVGTAITHPASITGWFKSAMDA; this is encoded by the coding sequence ATGATCCTGACCCCCGATGGCCTCCAAGCCCTCCGCTCGCAGTTGATCGTGTCCTGCCAGGCCTACCCGGGCGAGCCCATGCGCGATCCCCGGACGACCGGCCAGGTGGCGGCGTCGGCGGTTATCGGTGGTGCCGCGGCCGTCCGCGTCCAAGGCCTCGCGGACGTCCAGTTCACCCGCGCCGCCGTGGAGGTTCCGGTGATCGGGCTCTGGAAGGACGGGCACGACGGCGTTTTCATCACCCCGACGCTCCGGCATGCCCTCGCCGTCGCCAACGCCGGCGCCCATGTGGTGGCCATCGACGGCACGCGCCGCGCACGGCCCGACGGCCTGAGCCTCAAACAGACGGTTGATGGAATCCGCGCCGAATCGCATGCCTTGGTCATGGCTGACTGCGGTTCCTACGCCGACGCTGTGGCCGCCGTCGAAGCTGGTGCCGACCTGATCGGTACCACCCTGGCCGGTTACACCGGAGAGCGCCCCAAGAGCGACGGCCCGGACCTTGAGCTCCTCGCGGAGATCGCCGGCGCAGGACTAGGCAAGCCACTCATCGCCGAGGGCCGCATCCACACCCCCGCGCAAGCCCGCCGGGCCCTCGACGCGGGTGCGTTCGCCGTCGTCGTCGGTACCGCGATCACGCATCCGGCCAGCATTACCGGCTGGTTCAAGAGTGCGATGGACGCCTGA
- a CDS encoding ABC transporter permease, which yields MILGITLLVFLVLQAAPGDQASSALGEAASEEAKQQYRQENGLNDPLFVQYFRFLGRLLQLDLGVTTPPSKSVAAMIASAFPLTLQLTFLGVIIAVVLSLVFGIIGALYRDKWQDQLVRVFSIAAIATPSFWLGILLIQWFALGDNPLFPSGGIATPESGFGGWLNSMALPALALGIPVSASLIRVVRTSMVEELDRDYVRTAIGNGVPYREVVSRNVLRNALVTPVTVLGLRVGYLLGGAVVIEMIFALPGMGQLILNGITNLDVNLVQGVVLTISITFVLVNIVVDLLYLLINPRIRTV from the coding sequence ATGATCCTGGGCATCACGCTGCTGGTCTTCCTCGTCCTTCAAGCAGCCCCAGGCGACCAGGCCAGTTCGGCCCTCGGCGAAGCCGCCAGTGAGGAAGCCAAGCAGCAGTACCGCCAGGAAAACGGCCTGAACGATCCCCTGTTCGTCCAGTACTTCCGTTTCCTGGGCAGGTTACTTCAGCTCGATCTTGGCGTGACCACTCCCCCGTCCAAGTCGGTGGCGGCCATGATCGCCTCCGCCTTCCCGCTGACGCTGCAGCTGACCTTCCTCGGGGTGATCATCGCCGTCGTCCTGTCCTTGGTCTTCGGTATCATCGGTGCCCTCTACCGTGACAAGTGGCAGGACCAGTTGGTCCGGGTCTTCTCCATCGCAGCAATCGCAACCCCGTCCTTCTGGCTGGGCATCCTGCTCATCCAATGGTTCGCGCTCGGTGACAACCCGCTGTTTCCCTCAGGTGGAATCGCGACGCCGGAATCCGGCTTCGGCGGTTGGCTCAACTCGATGGCGCTCCCGGCCCTCGCGCTCGGCATCCCGGTCTCCGCCTCCTTGATCCGCGTTGTCCGCACGTCCATGGTGGAAGAACTGGACCGCGACTACGTCCGCACGGCCATCGGCAACGGCGTCCCCTACCGCGAGGTGGTTTCCAGGAACGTCCTCCGCAACGCGCTCGTCACTCCGGTGACCGTGCTGGGACTGCGCGTGGGCTATCTCCTGGGCGGCGCCGTCGTGATTGAAATGATCTTCGCCCTTCCGGGCATGGGCCAGCTGATCCTCAACGGCATCACCAACCTGGACGTCAACCTGGTCCAGGGCGTGGTCCTCACCATCTCGATCACCTTCGTCTTGGTGAACATCGTGGTGGACCTCCTGTACCTGCTCATCAACCCCCGAATCAGGACGGTATAG
- a CDS encoding FadR/GntR family transcriptional regulator, which produces MTTSGVVPQARFSAQARLRALQADIMELILERELEAGDPLPTENELSMALGVGRNTLRESLKVLQALGVIEIRHGFGMFVAPSNFEALADGLTFRGRLSLRHQGLEALQLVDVRQALESGLIGSSMDVMTTEQLALIEEAVKQMEELAQTGENFVAADAEFHRRLFEPLNNELLINLMGVFWKVYRKIHVEIGSANEDLVATAATHRSIYAAVATGDKTAAAELLNRHFDGIRRRISEAVAV; this is translated from the coding sequence ATGACCACTTCCGGTGTCGTTCCGCAGGCGCGGTTCAGCGCACAGGCCCGGCTGAGGGCACTGCAAGCGGACATTATGGAATTGATCCTCGAACGCGAGCTTGAGGCGGGCGATCCTTTGCCCACGGAAAACGAACTCTCCATGGCCCTGGGGGTAGGTCGGAACACCCTGCGCGAATCCCTGAAAGTGCTGCAGGCCCTGGGCGTCATCGAGATTCGCCATGGCTTTGGCATGTTCGTCGCCCCCAGCAACTTCGAGGCACTCGCTGACGGACTGACGTTCCGGGGACGCTTGTCGTTGCGCCACCAGGGCCTTGAGGCGTTGCAGCTCGTCGACGTGCGCCAGGCCCTCGAATCCGGGCTGATCGGCTCCTCCATGGATGTCATGACTACCGAACAGCTCGCCCTGATCGAGGAAGCCGTCAAGCAAATGGAAGAGCTCGCACAAACCGGCGAGAACTTCGTAGCCGCCGACGCCGAGTTCCACCGCCGGCTGTTCGAACCGCTGAACAACGAGCTCCTCATCAACCTCATGGGCGTCTTCTGGAAGGTCTACCGGAAGATCCACGTGGAAATCGGCTCCGCCAACGAAGACCTTGTGGCCACCGCGGCGACGCACCGAAGCATCTATGCCGCCGTCGCAACCGGAGACAAGACCGCTGCCGCCGAACTGCTCAACCGCCACTTCGACGGGATCCGCCGCCGCATCAGCGAGGCCGTCGCAGTCTAA
- a CDS encoding ROK family protein, with amino-acid sequence MMHVIGVDLGGTKTAAGVVGANGEVLFMEQIPTLNRGGGEAILRATAGLVGRLMRRAAGEGIDVGRVGVGSAGVIDAVNGDVVSATDAILGWAGTRLTAGLAQLLGLPRGSVMAVNDVHAHALGEAWRGAAAGSSSSLMVAFGTGVGGSFVLDGSPVLGHHYVGGHVGHFASPYAYHEGRALPCVCGGSGHVEAIASGPAILESFLRFGGSPEVLDTRAVFALARAASADSPGDPAAITAIGVGAGAAGQAIGGLVNILDPETVVVSGGLADAGDFWWKPMERALRKELMAPLADIPVLRASLGNTAAIVGAAKLVLN; translated from the coding sequence ATGATGCACGTGATCGGGGTTGATCTTGGTGGGACTAAGACGGCCGCCGGGGTTGTGGGGGCCAACGGGGAAGTGTTGTTTATGGAGCAAATTCCTACGCTGAATCGGGGTGGGGGCGAGGCTATTTTGAGGGCGACCGCGGGGCTCGTGGGGCGGCTCATGCGGCGGGCGGCAGGTGAGGGAATCGATGTCGGGCGTGTTGGCGTGGGTTCGGCTGGGGTCATCGATGCCGTGAATGGTGATGTGGTTTCGGCGACCGATGCGATTCTGGGGTGGGCCGGGACCAGGTTGACGGCGGGCTTGGCGCAACTCCTTGGCTTGCCGCGGGGGTCGGTCATGGCCGTCAACGATGTGCACGCGCATGCTCTTGGTGAGGCGTGGCGTGGGGCGGCTGCGGGGTCTTCGAGTTCACTCATGGTGGCGTTCGGGACGGGTGTCGGCGGCAGTTTTGTGCTGGATGGATCGCCTGTTTTGGGGCACCACTATGTGGGCGGGCACGTGGGGCATTTTGCTTCGCCGTATGCCTATCACGAGGGCAGGGCGCTCCCCTGCGTGTGTGGCGGCTCGGGCCACGTTGAGGCGATCGCTTCCGGTCCGGCGATTCTTGAATCATTCCTCCGTTTCGGAGGCTCTCCCGAGGTCCTCGATACCCGTGCGGTGTTTGCCTTGGCTCGGGCCGCTTCCGCTGACAGCCCAGGCGACCCTGCCGCGATCACGGCCATCGGCGTCGGCGCAGGTGCCGCCGGGCAGGCGATCGGTGGGCTCGTCAACATCCTCGATCCGGAAACGGTAGTGGTCTCCGGCGGTCTCGCAGATGCCGGAGACTTCTGGTGGAAACCCATGGAACGCGCCCTGCGCAAGGAACTCATGGCCCCGCTCGCTGACATTCCCGTGCTTCGGGCGTCGCTGGGCAATACCGCTGCCATTGTGGGTGCGGCCAAGCTTGTCCTGAACTGA
- a CDS encoding dipeptide/oligopeptide/nickel ABC transporter permease/ATP-binding protein yields MRSKLAERLSAPGVRFKSLPWGSRFALLFLVIIALAAIFAPVIAPHDPLETFIPAQAPDADHFFGTDRLGRDVFSRLLYGSQSSLMIGLGAVALAIVVGAVLGSLAATSSKAVNEIIMRLMDILMAFPGIALAAVLLAAFGNSVPTIIIAIAIIYTPQLARVVRANVLSQYGEDYVRAERVMGAGRAYILLKHIVRNTAAPVLVFATVMVADAIILEASLSFLGAGVQDPAPSWGNVISYGRNLVLSGGWWATTFAGLTILLTVLALNILAEGLTDAMVNPKLRKAPVVKDDDGAAAAFAGAAVAGAAVDTEIATSVAQASVVEQHELDGVRAANGDPLSEEDYAASALNDTRFLKDQRLATENPHALLDPMSALNKELELLASIESKRTDRLPQVSADARNVLEVRNLSIRFPGRFGETAIVDNVSFTVREGETMGLVGESGCGKSITSLAIMGLLPKTAEITGSITFDGKELLDSSSKHSNTKAYQGLRGEQIAMVYQDALSSLNPSMKIKEQMTQLTKRGGRKTPTELLEMVKLDPVRTLASYPHELSGGQRQRVLIAMALSRSPKIVVADEPTTALDVTVQKQVVELLNELREQLGFAMVFVSHDLALVASLAHRITVMYAGQVVESAQASELLQNPRHEYTRGLLGAVLSIEADAVRLHQIPGTVPSPRDFAPGDRFAARSLRPDADPNQQLVLAVVEPAGGGADRDHYWASHLKEDAK; encoded by the coding sequence ATGCGCAGCAAACTTGCTGAACGGCTCAGCGCCCCGGGCGTCCGCTTCAAGTCCCTCCCCTGGGGATCGCGTTTTGCCCTGTTGTTCCTCGTGATCATCGCCTTGGCCGCGATCTTCGCGCCGGTCATCGCGCCGCACGATCCCCTGGAAACGTTCATTCCTGCGCAAGCGCCGGACGCGGACCACTTCTTCGGCACCGACCGTCTGGGCCGCGACGTCTTCTCCCGGCTGCTCTACGGCTCGCAGTCTTCCCTCATGATCGGCCTCGGCGCGGTGGCCCTCGCGATCGTCGTCGGCGCAGTGCTTGGCTCGCTCGCCGCGACGTCCAGCAAGGCCGTCAACGAGATCATCATGCGCCTCATGGACATCCTCATGGCGTTCCCGGGCATCGCCCTCGCAGCCGTACTCCTGGCCGCGTTCGGCAACTCGGTGCCCACCATCATCATCGCGATCGCCATCATCTACACCCCGCAGCTTGCCCGTGTGGTCCGCGCCAATGTCCTCTCCCAATACGGTGAAGACTACGTCCGCGCCGAACGCGTGATGGGCGCCGGCCGCGCTTACATCCTGCTCAAGCACATTGTCCGCAACACCGCGGCACCGGTGCTGGTTTTCGCCACGGTCATGGTGGCCGACGCCATCATCCTCGAAGCCTCGCTGTCATTCCTCGGCGCCGGTGTCCAGGATCCCGCGCCGTCATGGGGCAACGTGATCTCCTACGGCCGCAACCTGGTCCTGTCCGGCGGCTGGTGGGCAACCACCTTCGCCGGCCTCACCATCCTGCTCACCGTGCTCGCCCTGAACATCCTCGCCGAGGGCCTCACCGATGCCATGGTGAACCCGAAGCTGCGCAAGGCACCCGTCGTGAAGGACGACGACGGTGCTGCCGCTGCTTTTGCGGGCGCGGCGGTGGCGGGCGCCGCCGTCGATACCGAGATCGCGACGTCGGTAGCCCAGGCTTCCGTTGTGGAACAGCACGAGCTCGACGGTGTGCGCGCCGCAAACGGCGATCCGCTCTCCGAAGAGGACTACGCGGCGTCGGCCCTGAACGATACTCGTTTCCTGAAAGATCAGAGGCTCGCAACTGAGAATCCGCACGCCCTGCTGGACCCCATGTCGGCGCTGAATAAGGAACTGGAACTCTTGGCTTCCATCGAGTCCAAGCGCACCGACCGTCTCCCCCAGGTCTCCGCTGACGCCCGGAACGTGCTGGAGGTCAGGAATCTGTCCATCCGTTTCCCTGGCCGCTTCGGCGAAACCGCGATCGTGGACAACGTCTCCTTCACCGTCCGCGAAGGGGAGACCATGGGCCTCGTGGGCGAATCCGGTTGCGGCAAGTCCATCACGTCCCTCGCGATCATGGGCTTGCTACCGAAGACCGCCGAGATCACCGGTTCCATCACTTTCGATGGCAAGGAACTCCTGGATTCCAGCTCGAAGCACAGCAACACCAAGGCCTACCAAGGCCTGCGTGGCGAACAGATCGCCATGGTCTACCAGGATGCTCTGAGTTCGCTCAACCCATCCATGAAGATCAAGGAGCAGATGACCCAGCTGACCAAGCGCGGCGGCCGCAAGACCCCCACCGAGTTGCTGGAAATGGTGAAACTCGATCCGGTCCGCACGCTTGCCAGCTACCCGCACGAGCTCTCCGGCGGCCAGCGCCAACGCGTGCTGATCGCCATGGCGCTCTCCCGCTCACCGAAAATCGTGGTCGCAGACGAACCCACCACCGCCCTGGACGTCACTGTCCAGAAGCAGGTAGTGGAATTACTCAACGAACTGCGCGAACAGCTTGGCTTCGCCATGGTCTTCGTCAGCCATGACCTCGCGCTGGTCGCGTCCCTGGCCCACCGCATCACCGTCATGTACGCCGGCCAGGTAGTGGAATCCGCGCAGGCCTCGGAGCTCCTGCAGAATCCCCGCCACGAATACACGCGCGGTTTGTTGGGCGCGGTCCTTTCGATCGAGGCCGACGCCGTCCGCCTCCACCAGATTCCCGGCACGGTTCCGTCGCCGCGCGATTTCGCTCCCGGTGACCGCTTTGCGGCGCGCTCGTTGAGGCCCGACGCCGATCCGAACCAGCAACTGGTCCTCGCAGTTGTTGAACCCGCCGGTGGCGGAGCGGACCGCGACCACTACTGGGCCAGCCACCTGAAGGAGGACGCAAAGTGA
- a CDS encoding ABC transporter substrate-binding protein, giving the protein MSNTINKLPLVSDASRRNFLKLTGAVGAAAAFTTTLSACGGPASTTTGGASNIAAVNKDLTIEAGISYALSTGFDPLTSSGATPLAANLHIFEGLVELHPATREPYNALAASDPKKINDTTYQVTIRDGAKFHNGAPVTTEDVAYSFTRVMDPANKSLFSQFIPFIKDVKALDAKTVEFSLKYPFPGFGPRISVVKVVPKALVSTDQKGFDAKPIGSGPYKLISAVKDDKIVFEAFADYNGPKPALAKGMTWLLLSDAAARVTAVQSGRVQAIEDVPYLDVDGLKSKARVESVQSFGLLFLMFNCAKAPFNNKLVRQALHYGLDKDAIIKKALFGNAKAASSYFQEGHPDYVKAKNVYGYDPQKAADLLKQAGVSNLEFELLTTDTAWVKDVAPLMLESWNKIPGVKVTAKNLQSGALYSDRVGKADFSVVAAPGDPSVFGNDADLLLSWFYSGATWMTKRAYWTTPESATLQDLMDKGSQAAPADAKKITGQIVDLVSEEVPLYPLFHRQLPSAWDERSSRASSRCPPRDCPSSASAARPSRPHLPASCPQLARETATPRPHQSNRRTHWS; this is encoded by the coding sequence ATGAGCAACACGATTAACAAACTGCCGCTGGTCAGCGACGCCAGCCGACGCAACTTCCTCAAACTGACCGGAGCAGTGGGCGCTGCTGCGGCCTTCACCACAACCTTGTCGGCATGTGGCGGTCCTGCCTCCACCACGACGGGCGGAGCGAGCAACATCGCTGCCGTCAACAAGGACCTCACCATCGAGGCAGGCATCTCCTATGCCCTGTCCACGGGTTTCGACCCGCTGACTTCCTCCGGCGCCACCCCTCTGGCCGCCAACCTGCACATCTTCGAAGGCCTCGTGGAACTCCACCCGGCCACGCGCGAGCCCTACAACGCACTCGCCGCCAGCGACCCCAAGAAGATCAACGACACCACGTACCAGGTGACCATCCGCGACGGCGCCAAGTTCCACAACGGCGCCCCCGTCACCACGGAAGATGTGGCCTACTCCTTCACCCGCGTGATGGACCCGGCCAACAAGTCCTTGTTCTCCCAGTTCATTCCATTCATCAAGGACGTCAAGGCTCTTGATGCCAAGACAGTCGAGTTCTCGTTGAAGTACCCTTTCCCGGGCTTCGGACCGCGAATCTCCGTCGTGAAGGTGGTTCCGAAGGCACTGGTTTCCACTGACCAGAAGGGCTTCGATGCCAAGCCGATCGGCTCCGGCCCCTACAAGCTGATCTCGGCCGTCAAGGACGACAAGATCGTCTTCGAAGCATTCGCCGACTACAACGGCCCCAAGCCTGCGCTTGCAAAGGGCATGACGTGGCTGTTGCTCTCAGACGCCGCCGCCCGCGTCACTGCGGTCCAGTCGGGCCGCGTCCAAGCGATCGAAGACGTCCCCTACCTGGACGTGGACGGACTCAAGTCCAAGGCGCGGGTTGAATCCGTGCAGTCCTTCGGTCTCCTGTTCCTGATGTTCAACTGCGCGAAGGCGCCGTTCAACAACAAGCTGGTTCGCCAGGCGCTCCACTACGGGCTGGACAAAGACGCCATCATCAAGAAGGCCCTGTTCGGCAACGCCAAGGCTGCGTCGTCGTACTTCCAGGAGGGCCACCCGGACTACGTCAAGGCCAAGAACGTCTACGGCTACGATCCCCAGAAGGCCGCGGACCTCCTCAAGCAAGCCGGCGTGAGCAACCTCGAATTCGAACTGCTCACCACGGACACCGCGTGGGTCAAGGATGTTGCCCCGCTGATGCTGGAGTCCTGGAACAAGATCCCCGGCGTCAAGGTCACCGCAAAAAACTTGCAGTCCGGCGCGTTGTACTCCGACAGGGTAGGCAAGGCCGACTTCTCGGTGGTCGCTGCCCCGGGTGATCCTTCCGTCTTCGGCAACGACGCAGACCTGCTCCTGAGCTGGTTCTACTCGGGCGCCACCTGGATGACGAAGCGCGCCTACTGGACCACTCCCGAAAGTGCCACCCTGCAGGATCTGATGGACAAGGGCTCGCAGGCCGCGCCCGCTGATGCCAAGAAGATCACGGGCCAAATTGTGGACCTCGTCTCCGAGGAAGTCCCGCTGTACCCGCTCTTCCACCGCCAGCTCCCCAGCGCGTGGGACGAAAGAAGCTCTCGGGCTTCAAGCCGCTGCCCACCACGGGACTGTCCTTCATCGGCGTCGGCCGCACGGCCTAGCCGGCCGCACCTCCCAGCCAGCTGCCCCCAACTAGCTCGCGAGACCGCCACCCCGCGGCCGCACCAAAGCAACCGGAGAACACATTGGTCATGA
- a CDS encoding ATP-binding cassette domain-containing protein: MSVSTGKPVIELKDVKVHHRARTGGLFRPNIVKAVNGVDFSISRGETVGIVGESGCGKSTLASVLVGLQAPTSGQVLFHGKPAIKRNARMRKEFGRAVSVVFQDPATALNPRMTIQDILTDPLQVHGIGNAASRSDKVKELLALVGLPQSAAEVTPSQVSGGQRQRVAIARALALDPDIIVADEPTSALDVSVRAQVLNLLSDLKTQLNLGMVFISHDIQTVRYVSDRICVMYFGQIVEEGPAAQVFDNPSNDYTKKLLGAAPSLLHT; the protein is encoded by the coding sequence GTGAGTGTTTCAACCGGCAAGCCGGTCATCGAGCTCAAGGACGTCAAAGTCCACCACAGGGCCCGCACCGGCGGCCTCTTCCGGCCCAACATCGTCAAGGCAGTCAACGGCGTGGACTTCAGCATCAGCCGCGGCGAGACGGTCGGCATCGTCGGTGAGTCCGGCTGCGGCAAGTCCACGCTCGCTTCGGTGCTCGTGGGACTCCAGGCTCCGACGTCGGGCCAGGTGCTCTTCCACGGCAAGCCCGCCATCAAGCGCAATGCGCGCATGCGCAAGGAATTCGGGCGGGCCGTATCCGTGGTCTTCCAGGACCCGGCCACGGCACTCAATCCGCGCATGACCATCCAGGACATCCTCACCGACCCCCTGCAGGTTCACGGCATCGGCAACGCCGCGTCCCGCTCGGACAAGGTCAAGGAACTGCTGGCCCTCGTGGGCTTGCCGCAATCGGCAGCCGAAGTCACGCCGTCGCAAGTTTCCGGCGGCCAGCGGCAGCGCGTGGCGATCGCCCGCGCCCTCGCCTTGGATCCGGACATCATCGTGGCGGACGAGCCGACGTCGGCCCTCGACGTGTCCGTCCGCGCCCAAGTCCTCAACCTGCTGTCCGACCTGAAAACCCAGCTGAACCTCGGCATGGTCTTCATTTCGCACGACATTCAGACCGTCCGCTACGTCTCCGACCGCATCTGCGTCATGTACTTCGGACAGATCGTGGAGGAAGGCCCGGCGGCCCAAGTGTTCGACAACCCGAGCAACGACTACACCAAAAAGCTGCTCGGCGCCGCGCCCAGCCTGCTCCACACCTAA
- a CDS encoding dihydrodipicolinate synthase family protein: protein MSTQFQGVIPPVITPRHADGRVDTASLKNVTKHLLDGGVSGLFVLGSSGEVPYLTNEERELVVSTIADANAGAVPLFVGANEQTTNRVIEEARKVVDLGADAIVVTSMYYAIGNAQETETHFRSIHAAVDKPIFAYDVPVRTHFKLPTDLLVRLGRDGVIAGVKDSSGDDVSFRQLLLAAKDIPNFDIFTGHEIVVDGALLAGAQGVVPGLGNVDPAGYRRLFDAAQAGDWTTAAAEQDRLADVFNIVYTPNGRVSGGAAGLGAFKTALQIMGIIESNTMSAPMQSLNAEETAAIRTILERNGLV from the coding sequence GTGTCTACTCAGTTCCAGGGCGTCATTCCCCCGGTCATCACCCCCCGCCACGCCGACGGCCGCGTTGACACCGCGTCCCTGAAGAACGTCACCAAGCACCTGCTCGACGGCGGCGTGTCCGGCCTTTTCGTGTTGGGCTCCTCGGGAGAGGTCCCCTACTTGACCAACGAAGAGCGCGAGCTGGTGGTCTCCACGATCGCCGACGCGAACGCCGGTGCGGTGCCCCTGTTCGTTGGCGCCAACGAACAAACCACCAACCGCGTCATCGAAGAAGCACGCAAGGTTGTGGACCTCGGAGCCGACGCGATCGTGGTCACCTCCATGTACTACGCCATCGGCAACGCCCAGGAAACCGAAACCCACTTCCGCAGCATCCACGCTGCCGTAGACAAGCCGATCTTCGCCTACGACGTCCCCGTCCGAACCCACTTCAAACTGCCCACGGACCTCCTTGTCCGCCTCGGCCGCGACGGCGTGATCGCTGGTGTCAAGGACTCCTCCGGCGACGACGTCTCCTTCCGCCAACTGCTCCTCGCAGCCAAGGACATCCCCAACTTCGACATCTTCACGGGCCACGAAATAGTAGTGGACGGCGCCCTCCTCGCCGGCGCCCAAGGCGTAGTCCCCGGTCTCGGCAACGTGGATCCCGCGGGCTACCGCCGCCTGTTCGACGCCGCCCAAGCCGGAGATTGGACCACAGCCGCCGCCGAACAGGACCGTCTGGCCGACGTCTTCAACATCGTCTACACCCCCAACGGCCGAGTCTCCGGCGGGGCAGCAGGACTGGGCGCCTTCAAGACCGCCCTCCAAATCATGGGCATCATCGAATCCAACACGATGAGCGCCCCGATGCAGTCCCTAAACGCCGAAGAAACCGCCGCAATCCGCACGATCCTTGAGCGCAACGGCCTGGTCTAA
- a CDS encoding ABC transporter ATP-binding protein, with product MLSVQQLQIDGRRDDLLPPTSLEARRGELLLVSGDGKDQRTALALALSGRMKPSNGVLSWDNSAKTKKVRAASALIDSPGVNEPEQHLSVRDLVTEDLSLIPRRYRGALLSKPWLKVNRFEDIAGLWIEQLPADRRLELLTALALADPALDLLVLDSPDRHSANTADWLPRLEQLAYDAGRPLAVVAVVSALPDTWDGPAAVIGNSVTHTAPAEPAEPLGNAPEDPEDIFETLQRTAK from the coding sequence GTGCTGTCCGTACAGCAACTCCAGATCGACGGCCGCCGGGACGATCTCCTGCCTCCCACGTCCCTCGAAGCCAGGCGCGGGGAGCTCCTCCTCGTAAGCGGCGACGGCAAGGACCAGCGCACGGCTTTGGCGCTCGCGCTGAGCGGCCGGATGAAACCAAGCAATGGCGTCCTGAGCTGGGACAACTCAGCCAAGACCAAGAAAGTCCGGGCAGCGAGTGCCCTGATTGACTCCCCCGGCGTCAACGAACCCGAGCAGCACCTGAGCGTCCGCGACCTCGTCACCGAAGACCTCTCCCTCATCCCCCGCCGCTACCGTGGCGCGCTCCTCAGCAAGCCGTGGCTCAAGGTCAACCGCTTCGAGGACATCGCCGGGCTATGGATTGAGCAACTCCCTGCGGACCGGCGCCTCGAGCTGCTGACGGCCCTGGCCCTCGCGGACCCCGCCCTCGATCTCCTGGTGCTCGACTCCCCGGACCGGCACAGCGCGAACACCGCGGACTGGCTCCCCCGCCTTGAGCAGTTGGCGTACGACGCCGGGCGGCCGCTCGCCGTCGTCGCGGTCGTCTCTGCCCTCCCGGACACCTGGGACGGCCCGGCCGCAGTAATTGGCAACTCGGTCACGCACACGGCACCCGCAGAACCCGCAGAGCCCCTCGGCAACGCGCCCGAAGACCCCGAAGACATATTCGAAACCCTGCAAAGGACCGCAAAGTGA